The Sphingobacteriales bacterium nucleotide sequence TACTTAAAAATGAAAAGCTTGATGAAACTGTTCTAAAGAAATTGGGTTATGATAATTTGCCAGAAGCTGATTTGAGTGATTGGAAATTGTTTTTGCAAAGACATAAACAACCTAGCAAAGAAATAAATATTGTAGTTGTAGGAAAATATATAGAATTGAAAGATGCTTATATTTCAATTTATGAATCATTTATTCATGCTGGTGCTTTTCACAATTGCAAAGTGAACATCATTAAATTGCATGCTGAAGAAATCAACGAAGAAAATATTGACAAAATATTAAAAAATATAAATGGAATATTTGTTGCACCTGGTTTTGGACAACGTGGTGTGAATGGTAAAATATTAGTTATTAAATATGCAAGAGAACATAATATTCCATTTTTTGGTGTGTGCTTAGGTATGCAAATGGCAGTCATTGAATTTGCAAAAAATGTATTAAACATAAGTGATGCAAACTCAAGAGAAATGGATGCGAATACGCCAAATGCCGTAATAGACATTATGCATGAGCAAAAGAACATAGAAAATAAAGGTGGAACAATGAGATTGGGTGCATACAATTGCACACTAAAAGAAGGCACATTGGCATATAAAATTTATAATACAAAAGAAATATCTGAAAGACATAGACATAGATATGAGTTTAACAACCAATATCTAGAACAATATGAAAATGCTGGAATGATTGCAAGTGGCAAAAACGAAGCAAATAATTTGGTAGAAATTATTGAGCTAAAAAACCATCCATTTTTTGTTGGCGTGCAGTTTCATCCAGAGTATAAAAGTACAATCTTAAATCCACATCCATTATTTTGTGCTTTTGTAGAAGCTGCTTTAAAACACTAGTTAATCTAAACTGATGATTAAAAATTGTTGATTAAATACATCAAAGTTTTTTATAAGATTGTCAATAAAACTTTGACCATATTTTGCATAGTATACTGAAAAATTTTCTTCTCTTTCTTGTAGATTTTGATTGGGAAATATCTGTTGATATACCTTTTCAATTTGATTGAGGCTATTTTCGTTTTTTTGCTTTAATGATTTTAAAACTTTAGCTTCTATGGTTTCTAAAGATTTTTCTAATTTATTTTGTTCTGCACCTAAAAATCCAACTAAGCTTGAGTCTATGCCATCAATTTTTGATTGAATAGATTTGAATTGTGCAAGCATATTTTCTTTTTCTTCTGCAATATCAAATTGATTAAATCCATCAATATATTTTCTTTTGATGACATCTACATCAGCAAAAAAATCAATAATATTGAGATTCAATTTCTCTATTCTTTTATTGATGTTTTCTGTTAGCAACAAAGCAGAATTTCTAAGTAATAATATTGGGAAATTAATTTTATAAAACTCAAAAGTTGTTTTAAGTTGCAACCAATATGCAATTTCGCCAGCACCACCAATGTATGCAATGGATGGCAATATTTTTTGTTGAAATAATGGTCGTAAAATTACATTTGGCGAAAATCTTTCAGGATGTGTGTTGAGTTCCGTTTGTATTTGTTCTTCAGTAAAAGTAATTGTTGTATTCAACACTTGATATGTATTTTTATCAGCATCAAAAACAATACGTTCACGTAAATTATCTTTTAAATAAAACAAATTTATTTCTCGTACTGTTGCCTGAGATTTATAATTATGTTCTGTTAATGCTTTATTCGTTTGTTCTACCAAACGAAATGCATTATGATTTTTTAAATCATCTAACATAATATTTGAAAACTGTTTTTTGAAAACAGAATCATTACCATCAACGACAACTAAACCATAATTTCCAAATAATTTATTCACTAAAAATCTTGTGGCTTTAGTAAGATTTTCTTGTGCGTATGCATCTTTAAATAGTTGTATAATTTCTGATGTATAAGTTTGTTCGCCTAAAATATTTTTTATCTCATCGATTAATAATAAGATATTTTCTGTAGAAAAAATTCCAGTAGCACCACTTTGTGCATCATTCCATTCTATTTTTTTGTTAAACAAATTAATATGATTAATTTCTGCAAAATCATGGTCTTCACTGCCCATCCAATAAATTGGAATAAAATTATAGTTTGAATATTGCTGCTTTAATTGATGACATGTAGCAATTGTTTGTGCTATTTTATATATATAATACAATGGTCCAGTAAAAACATTTAACTGATGCGCTGTAACAATACAAAAAGAATTATCTAACTTAAGTAATTCAATATTTTCATCAACCAATACTACTTTATCTGATATATGTTGATACTGATGCTGTATTGCACTAGCCAACAATTCTCTATCAATATTTTCATTTTTTTTATGCTCAATGCACAATTCTATATCGAAAGAAGTGTTGTTATAATTGTAAAATGATTTTGTATTTTCTTTATTTTCGATAAAATCAATTACCAATGCACTAAATAAATTAGTATTACTAAAATATATATTATCTACTTTCAATTATCTTAATTTATAAGTTCAGCGTATAAGTCAAAGTCTGTGCAATCTACAATTTTGGCTTGTACAAAATCGCCAACTCTACAATAGAATTTTTGTGCATCAATCAACACTTCGTTATCTACATCAGGCGAATCGTACTCTGTTCTTCCAACAAAATAGCCACTCTCCTTTCTATCTATCATTACTTTAAAAGTTTGCCCAACTTTCTCTTCATTTTTTTGGTATGATATCTCTTGTTGAATTTGCATTAACATAGATGCTCTTTCTTCTTTGGTATCTGTATCAATTATATCTTCCATCAAATAAGCAGAAGTATCATCTTCGTGCGAATATTGGAACACACCCAATCTATCAAACTTCATTTCTTTCACAAAGTTGCATAAGTCATCAAATGCTTCCTCAGTTTCATTCGGAAAACCAACCAACATTGTTGTTCTAATTGCAATATCTGGATTTATTTCTCTTATTTTTTGAATTAATTCTCTTGTCTCAGCTTGCGTTATCTGTCTTTTCATTACATTCAACACATCATCATTTGCATGTTGCAATGGAATATCAAGATAATTACAAACTTTATCACAATTTTTTATGGCATCAATTACATCCAAAGGAAATTTTGATGGATAAGCATAGTGCAATCTAATCCACTCAATTCCATCAACCTCATTGAGTTGATACAACAAATCAGACAAAGCTCTTTTTTTGTAAATATCTAAACCATAATAGGTTAATTCTTGAGCAATCAAAATAATTTCTTTCACACCTTTTGATGCTAAATTTTTTGCCTCAGTGATGATATCTTCTATTGTTTTAGATTGATGTTCGCCACGCATTAATGGAATGGCGCAAAAAGAACAAGTTCTATTGCAACCTTCAGATATTTTTAGATAAGCATAATGCTTTGGTGTTGTCAAAAATCGTTCTCCAATCAATTCTTGTTTATAATCTGCTTTAAATTTTTTGAGCAAAGCAGGCAATTCACTTGTTCCAAAAAATGCATCAACAGCAGGAATTTCTTTTTCTAAATCATCTTTATATCTTTGAGACAAACAGCCAGTTACATACAATTTATCAATTTTTCCATCATCTTTTGCACTTGCATATTCTAATATGGTGTTAATCGATTCTTCTTTTGCTCTATCGATAAATCCGCAAGTATTGATGACTACAATATTTGCATTGTTTTTTTCCGACTGATGCTCAACATCAACAGGATTATGTTTTAACTGTGAAACCAACACTTCTGAATCAACCAAATTCTTTGAGCAACCAAGTGTTATCACATTAACTTTATCTTTCTTAATACTTTTTGTTTTCATTTTGTAGGCAAAGGTAAGACAAATAAAAATTTCAGAACTAAAAAATGTTAAATCAATTTATTAAATATGGCATCAAACTTGTATATATTAAAAAAAAAATGCAAATTTGAATTATTAAACTACTATAATGAAAAAACTATTATTTGTTGCCGTACTTTCAATGATAAGTACACTGATTTTTGCACAAAAAGTTGTATTGTGCGAAGACTATGATAAAACTACTGGTGTGCCAAGTGGTGTTTATGCTTCTTGGAATGTAAAATCTAGTGGCTCATATATTTATACAATATATACCCAAAGTAAACCAATTACCAAAACACTTTCTGTTTATATAGACAAAAAAAGCAGTTCTGGTTCTTATGTGGCTTACGAAACACATTTTATAGAAGAATCTGAATCTAAAGGAAGAAAATGGGCAATGATAGATTTGAAATTTTCTGAAGCTGGAGATTACAAAATTTCTATTTCAGATGGTGCTGGCAACGAATTGGCAAGTACGTATGCAGTAATATCATATATAGATGATGAAGATGAAGATAACGATGACGATGAAATAGATACTTATTATTATGAAAACTCTGAAATTTCAATTGCAGAAGACATTAATAAATCAACATATGAAATTATCAATAAAACTGACGAAGCATATCTATCAAGTATTAGAGGCAAAGAATTTTATATTATAGTTGAAAACGACAAAGTATTTAAAACAAATTTATTTTATGTTGGAATATATTTAGGTGATGATTTGTTAGAAACTTTGGAAATAGATGTTGAAGAAGGTTGGGATATTGCATGGACAAATTATTCCTTTACAAAGAAAGGAAACTATACAATAGATGTTTATAATGCTGATGATATTTATGTAAATACAACAGAATTTGTAGTAAAATAATTATTTTAGATTATGATAGCAAAAGCCATTCTACTTTTTTAGAATGGCTTTTTAGTTTATAATGATATACAGCACTAAAATGCTAATTTTTTTTACACAACTGCATGGTTGAGCTAATATATGACCTATTGTGTACAAGAGAGACAGGTGATAACACCTGTCTGAGGCTGAGTCACTTGCTTGAGTTAATCACTATCTTGAACTCTTTTTGAAATAACGACACTATCTTTATTAAATTCTATTATATAATATAATGTTTGCCAGTCATTTTCATATAAAATCTCAAACTTAGACGAATCACCTTCTTTGTAAAATGGATTTTCGATTATATATGGTGTAGTACCTAATAAATGTATTACTTCATTATATTTCAAATCTTTTTTAATAGATTCAAACTTATTTTCTGTAAAATTTATAGACTTATTTCCCTTATATTTAAAACATAAATAACAACTTTCAGATACTTTACATCCTGATTTTACAAAAGCATAGACAACTATAATTAGCACTAGTGCTGATATTATCATACTTACTATTATTATAAATTTATATACTAATTTTTTCATGCTATTTGATTTTAAGATTTACACATATTGATGATTCTTGCATACCCAAGCTCTCGCAAGTTTAGCAAAGCAAAGCCATAGCGTAGCTGCGTAACTTGTGAGTGCATGGCATATAAATTTAAACCTTTTTCTACCTGACAATATTTTAAACTTTCTACTATAATATCTCTATATATTACTCTTGTAAAAACATCTATCCAACCAACTACTGCAAAAGTGTATTTCCATATCTTATTCATTATACTATTGATACGCCAAATCGTTTTGTTCTCATTGAAGCCGTGATTTGTGCTTACCAAAACCCTGATGATGCTTACCTAAAAAAATAAAACAAATTATTTAATTGCTGCCGAATCTATCGGCTCACTTGTTTTTATCCTATAAATACTATCTATTGGCTCAAGCGTAACATAACTAATAACTGATTTATTTTTTTGTTCATAGTTTCTGCCTGATATTAAAAATTCCTGCTTATTCCTAAGCATTATAAAGTACGGAGAAACACGAAGATTATTTGATGTATTTAATGATTTTATAAATTTTACTTTTCCGTGTTTGTACAATGCATAGACAATATAATAATGTTTATCTGTTAAGGCAAATAAAGTATTAATATTAACAAAAATACTATTGTAGTATTTTCTGTATGCTTCATATAATTCTGGCTTATTATCTTTTACTTGTACTAACAAAGGATATTCTCCGAAATAATAAATACTATCATACTCACCTAAATTAATTGTATATGCAAATTTATATGGATCTGACATTATACCAGATAAATCAACAATACTATCATAAACTATAATTGAATCCCTTTTATATGATGTTTCATACTTCTTAGTTTGTGAGAATAATTCTTCATAAAACTTTAATTCTGTTACTGAAAACAAATAGTAAATAAATAAAAGTGCTATCAAAACAAATATAATCATAGAAAAAATTAATTTCTTCATGTTATTATGGTTTTAGGGATTCTAAAATTTGAATTAAATTATTTGCTGTAGTTTGTGACAAGAAAGTAATAACGGGTTTGTTATTACTACCATTTACTGCATAACCAATAGTCTGCATTAGTTTAACAACCTCTATTGAATAGGAATAAGGATCAGCAAATGTCTTATTTAAAGCATTGATTGCTGGTATGTATTTATTAATAACTAGTGCATTATTTACTTTATCTGTATTTGAATCAAAGATATTTGGGTCTCCTAATTCATGTCTGTCCATATTTTTTTCCCGCCTTTGTTGGTTTTTAACCAACAAACCACTATCTGAATTGTATTGCATTTTATTCATCGCCTTGTTTTAAAAAATCCCAATCTTTTTCATTAGTTATATAAAACTTTGCACTACTATATTTATATTCTTCCTCAAATATACAAATTCCTGCCTTAACTGGATTATTGTGTATATAATTTAATTTTGTTCATATACTTTTTTTGTTCTTAAATCAATACTTAAAGAGTTACGTTGCCACACTTGGAATTTTCTATCTTTTAAATTTGCTTCTAATTGATTAATCATTTCGGAATGATTATCTTTTAAATATTTTAAAATTTGTTTTGCTGTATGATGTAAAAAATCGCGTTGAATATCTTGTCGTAGGTATCCTTTTTTTATTCGCCAAATAAGATGCGTGTGATTATCCATTAGCACAAAGGCATGAACTTCTATCTTATTTTGTTGTGTTAAATATCTTAGGCTTTCTATAATAATTTCTTTTGCCTGATTGCTTTTTATTAAGGCTAACCATTCATAACAAGTAATTGTTATAAACTCTGGAAATTTATCTTCGTAATTCAATATATATAAACTTCAAATTTAATAATTTTAATCTTTAATTTTATATATGTTCTGTGGTTTGTTGGTTAAAAACCAACAAAGGCGAGGTCATCATATAACTCTGGTTTTATATTTTTTACTTGAACTGGCAACGGATATTCTCCAAAATAAAAAATGCTGTCATATTTACCTGTATTCAGTGAATATTCAAAAGAATATCTATCTGAAACTATATGTGATAATATTACATTGCTGTCGCCTATATCAAAAGTATCAGATTGATGATGTAATGAATATTTTTCGGAAATTGAATAAATTTCATTATAAAACTCAATATTTTTAACTGAGTTTGAAAAAAGTATATATAATACATAGATGCTCCCGATCAGTAATATAATTACAATAGTTTTAATACTATTTTTCATAGGTTGGGGATTATTTATATTTTTCTAAAATATTTATTAAATAATTTACTGATTCTGGTGTTAAAATAAATTTATCTATATTATCGCCAACAATTTTATAAGTTGGTGACGCATGCCTACACACTTTGCCACGCTAAGCTAAACACCAACACGGGCGAGGTATCACAAGTTACGCTTCGCTAAACTTGCGAGAGCATTGGGAGTATTACTTTTTATCTTTCAAAAATAGAAAAAATACAATAAAATAAAAATTAATATTATATAATTTATAAATGACAAGTATAATCCTTTAACTATTTCAATATCTTTGTTCTTAAAATAGTTAGTAAGATAAATAGTTACCCCTATAGAAGTAAAAATAATCACAACGCTAATATATTCCATAAACCTAATAGAAAAAGCAAGAGAATGAAATGAGGTTTCAAATCTTTTATACCCAAAACCATAAAAGGATATGAAAAAGCTTGATAATAATGCTACAAATAGCAAAAAACCATGTCCGAAAAATACTGCATATTTTTTCATATATTAGAATTTAAAACTTTTATTAAAATCCTTATAAATACTCCAACTATTACCAGATATATAGATGTTAAAATCTACCAAATCCTGTCCAAAATAAATCTTGTTACCAGGACTATAAATATTAAGAATATTTCCAATTGGTTTAACATAAATAATTGAATTATCTGCAAAAACGAGATCTTTAACTTTTACTGCTTTGTTCCCAATCATATTTAAGTCAATTTGTATTCCTCCATTAACACGTAAAACTTGGGTAATACCAAGAACTGCAGCTTTAGGTAACATTGGGAATATAACCCCGCCTTTGTTGGTTTTTAACCAACAAACCACTATCTGAATTGTATTGCATTTTATTCATCGCCTTGTTCTAAAAAATCCCAATCTTTTTCATTAGTTATATAAAACTTTGCACTACTATATTTATATTCTTCCTCAAATATACAAATTCCTGCCTTAACTGGATTATTGTGTATATAATTTAATTTTTGTTCATATACTTTTTTTGTTCTTAAATCAATACTTAAAGAGTTACGTTGCCACACTTGGAATTTTCTGTCCTTTAGATTTACTTCTAATTGATTAATCATTTCGGAATGATTATCTTTTAAATATTTTAAAATTTGTTTTGCTGTATGATGTAAAAAATCGCGTTGAATATTTTGTCGTAGGTATCCTTTTTTTATTCGCCAAATAAGATGTACGTGATTATCCATTAGCACAAAGGCATGAACTTCTATCTTATTTTGTTGTGTTAAATATCTTAGGCTTTCTATAATAATTTCTTTTGCCTGATTGCTTTTATTAAGGCTAACCATTCATAACAAGTAATTGTTATAAACTCTGGAAATTTATCTTCGTAATTCAATATATATAAACTTCAAATTTAATTATTATATTCTTTAATTTTACTCGTTATGTAAGTTCTGTAGTTTGTTGGTTAAAAACCAACAAAGGCGAGGATTCGCCAAGTAAGATGCATGTGATTATCCATTAGCACAAAGGCATGAACTTCTATCTTATTTTGTTGTGTTAAATATCTTAGGCTTTCTATAATAATTTCTTTTGCCTGATTGCTTTTTATTAAGGCTAACCATTCATAACAAGTAATTGTTATAAACTCTGGAAATTTATCTTCGTAATTCAATATATATAAACTTCAAATTTAATTATTATATTCTTTAATTTTACTCGTTATGTAAGTTCTGTAGTTTGTTGGTTAAAAACCAACAAAGGCGAGGGTATCCTTTTTTTATTCGCCAAATAAGATACATGTGATTATCCATTAGCACAAAGGCATGAACTTCTATCTTATTTTGTTGTGTTAAATATCTTAGGCTTTCTATAATAATTTCTTTTGCCTGATTGCTTTTTATTAAGGCTAACCATTCATAACAAGTAATTGTTATAAACTCTGGAAATTTATCTTCGTAATTCAATATATATAAACTTCAAATTTAATTATTATATTCTTTAATTTTACTCGTTATGTAAGTTCTGTAGTTTGTTGGTTAAAAACCAACAAAGGCGAGGGAAAATAATACCATCTTTGTTATCGCTATCGTTTTTGCTGGTAAAGATTTTATCGACTTTAAAAATAGATAAAACTTTACAAAACCTATATAATTGTTTTGTGTAGTTTTATCTTAATCTTTAATTTATTATCACATCTCGTTTTACTGCTATATGGTTGGTATTCTATCTGTCCTTTGGTATTATACCATTCATTATCTGTCAATATTGTATCAACTTCTCCTTTGTATAATTTAAACGATATATCATTTTGGTATTTATGGTAATCCATACTATAATTATCTAAATTTATAATTACAGAATCAGAAAAAACATTCCCTTTAATTCTTATGTCTATTGAATAGACTCTTTCTGAATTTGGATCAAAATAAAACTCTTTCTTATTGCAATTTTTATCTTCAATCTTAAAACAAAATCGCCCATTATAAAAGAATAAAAAATAATATATTAAAACTAATATTACAAGCATGTAAATGATAGATTTTACTTTCATAAATTATTATTTATTAGTTGGAATTAATTGAGTACCTGTTGAATCAAAATACCATAATAGACCATTATTAAATGCATTTCGAACAGCTTCAATAATAGTATTATAATGTATTCCCCGCCTTTGTTGGTTTTTAACCAACAAACCACTATCTGAATTGTATTGCATTTTATTCATCGCCTTGTTCTAAAAAATCCCAATCTTTTTCATTAGTTATATAAAACTTTGCACTACTATATTTATATTCTTCCTCAAATATACAAATTCCTGCCTTAACTGGATTATTGTGTATATAATTTAATTTTTGTTCATATACTTTTTTGTTCTTAAATCAATACTTAAAGAGTTACGTTGCCACACTTGGAATTTTCTGTCCTTTAGATTTACTTCTAATTGATTAATCATTTCGGAATGATTATCTTTTAAATATTTTAAAATTTGTTTTGCTGTATGATGTAAAAAATCGCGTTGAATATTTTGTCGTAGGTATCCTTTTTTTATTCGCCAAATAAGATGCATGTGATTATCCATTAGCACAAAGGCATGAACTTCTATCTTATTTTGTTGTGTTAAATATCTTAGGCTTTCTATAATAATTTCTTTTGCCTGATTGCTTTTTATTAAGGCTAACCATTCATAACAAGTAATTGTTATAAACTCTGGAAATTTATCTTCGTAATTCAATATATATAAACTTCAAATTTAATTATTATATTCTTTAATTTTACTCGTTATGTAAGTTCTGTAGTTTGTTGGTTAAAAACCAACAAAGGCGAGGTTAAAAACCAACAAAGGCGAGGAAATACAAATAATTATTATATACAAATATACATTTTTTTATTTAATTTAATATTGTGATTAAAACGTGTTGGTGACG carries:
- a CDS encoding CTP synthase → MAKFIFVTGGVTSSLGKGILAASLAKLLQSQGLKVTIQKFDPYINIDPGTMNPYEHGECYVTEDGAETDLDLGHYERFLGVPTSQANNVTTGKIYLEVINRERRGDYLGKTVQVIPHITDEIKRRMLLLGNSNEYDIIITEIGGTVGDIESLPFVESIRQLKWQLPKQDYLVLHLTLVPYLASAKELKTKPTQHSVKEMQSYGVQPNIIICRTEHELGLERKHKIAEFCNVEPECVIEALDADSIYDVPILLKNEKLDETVLKKLGYDNLPEADLSDWKLFLQRHKQPSKEINIVVVGKYIELKDAYISIYESFIHAGAFHNCKVNIIKLHAEEINEENIDKILKNINGIFVAPGFGQRGVNGKILVIKYAREHNIPFFGVCLGMQMAVIEFAKNVLNISDANSREMDANTPNAVIDIMHEQKNIENKGGTMRLGAYNCTLKEGTLAYKIYNTKEISERHRHRYEFNNQYLEQYENAGMIASGKNEANNLVEIIELKNHPFFVGVQFHPEYKSTILNPHPLFCAFVEAALKH
- the bshC gene encoding bacillithiol biosynthesis cysteine-adding enzyme BshC, which translates into the protein MKVDNIYFSNTNLFSALVIDFIENKENTKSFYNYNNTSFDIELCIEHKKNENIDRELLASAIQHQYQHISDKVVLVDENIELLKLDNSFCIVTAHQLNVFTGPLYYIYKIAQTIATCHQLKQQYSNYNFIPIYWMGSEDHDFAEINHINLFNKKIEWNDAQSGATGIFSTENILLLIDEIKNILGEQTYTSEIIQLFKDAYAQENLTKATRFLVNKLFGNYGLVVVDGNDSVFKKQFSNIMLDDLKNHNAFRLVEQTNKALTEHNYKSQATVREINLFYLKDNLRERIVFDADKNTYQVLNTTITFTEEQIQTELNTHPERFSPNVILRPLFQQKILPSIAYIGGAGEIAYWLQLKTTFEFYKINFPILLLRNSALLLTENINKRIEKLNLNIIDFFADVDVIKRKYIDGFNQFDIAEEKENMLAQFKSIQSKIDGIDSSLVGFLGAEQNKLEKSLETIEAKVLKSLKQKNENSLNQIEKVYQQIFPNQNLQEREENFSVYYAKYGQSFIDNLIKNFDVFNQQFLIISLD
- the rimO gene encoding 30S ribosomal protein S12 methylthiotransferase RimO, which codes for MKTKSIKKDKVNVITLGCSKNLVDSEVLVSQLKHNPVDVEHQSEKNNANIVVINTCGFIDRAKEESINTILEYASAKDDGKIDKLYVTGCLSQRYKDDLEKEIPAVDAFFGTSELPALLKKFKADYKQELIGERFLTTPKHYAYLKISEGCNRTCSFCAIPLMRGEHQSKTIEDIITEAKNLASKGVKEIILIAQELTYYGLDIYKKRALSDLLYQLNEVDGIEWIRLHYAYPSKFPLDVIDAIKNCDKVCNYLDIPLQHANDDVLNVMKRQITQAETRELIQKIREINPDIAIRTTMLVGFPNETEEAFDDLCNFVKEMKFDRLGVFQYSHEDDTSAYLMEDIIDTDTKEERASMLMQIQQEISYQKNEEKVGQTFKVMIDRKESGYFVGRTEYDSPDVDNEVLIDAQKFYCRVGDFVQAKIVDCTDFDLYAELIN
- a CDS encoding transposase, encoding MNYEDKFPEFITITCYEWLALIKSNQAKEIIIESLRYLTQQNKIEVHAFVLMDNHTHLIWRIKKGYLRQDIQRDFLHHTAKQILKYLKDNHSEMINQLEANLKDRKFQVWQRNSLSIDLRTKKVYEQN
- a CDS encoding transposase is translated as MVSLNKSNQAKEIIIESLRYLTQQNKIEVHAFVLMDNHVHLIWRIKKGYLRQNIQRDFLHHTAKQILKYLKDNHSEMINQLEVNLKDRKFQVWQRNSLSIDLRTKKVYEQKLNYIHNNPVKAGICIFEEEYKYSSAKFYITNEKDWDFLEQGDE
- a CDS encoding transposase, whose product is MNYEDKFPEFITITCYEWLALIKSNQAKEIIIESLRYLTQQNKIEVHAFVLMDNHMHLIWRIKKGYLRQNIQRDFLHHTAKQILKYLKDNHSEMINQLEVNLKDRKFQVWQRNSLSIDLRTKKYMNKN